A region of Allocoleopsis franciscana PCC 7113 DNA encodes the following proteins:
- a CDS encoding LLM class flavin-dependent oxidoreductase, translating into MEFGIQFFPDVAPDQKSGQQYFHEALHLVGLCDELGYTNVRTVEHYFHPYGGYSPNPILFLTAASQRTRKARLITGAVLPAFNNPLKLAGEIGMLDAISQGRLEVGFARAFLPHEFVRFGVSLNESRGRFEEGVEQVRRLLEEENVSIEGQFHSFKNVTSLPRPTQAPRPPFWIAALATPESFVAAGKKGYGLMAIPLAGGKMAELIGMYREAWKSAGHPGQGKVMLAFHMFSSLTNDEAVAIARQPLNNYLQSLVEAASDWTSGSSSTDYPGYDKIIAGLKQETFESQIEKGAAWIGPPKQVREAIAEYNHQVGGFEIASLQVNFNTLPVEAAEASMRLFSKEVMPYFAEQVKAA; encoded by the coding sequence ATGGAATTTGGTATCCAGTTTTTCCCGGACGTTGCCCCTGATCAGAAGTCGGGTCAACAGTATTTCCACGAGGCTTTACATCTTGTTGGTCTATGTGACGAATTAGGCTACACCAATGTCCGCACGGTTGAGCATTACTTTCATCCCTACGGTGGGTATAGCCCCAACCCCATTCTCTTTTTAACCGCCGCTTCCCAACGCACCCGGAAGGCGCGTTTAATTACGGGCGCTGTTCTTCCTGCCTTCAATAACCCATTGAAACTGGCAGGGGAAATCGGGATGCTAGATGCGATTTCCCAGGGGCGTTTAGAAGTAGGCTTTGCCCGTGCTTTTCTGCCTCATGAATTTGTCCGGTTTGGTGTTAGCTTGAACGAAAGCCGGGGGCGGTTTGAGGAAGGGGTCGAACAGGTTCGCCGCCTGCTTGAGGAAGAAAATGTGTCGATAGAGGGGCAGTTTCACAGCTTTAAGAACGTCACCTCACTGCCACGCCCCACCCAAGCGCCACGCCCACCCTTCTGGATTGCTGCACTGGCAACGCCTGAATCCTTCGTTGCAGCCGGGAAAAAAGGCTACGGCTTAATGGCGATTCCCCTGGCTGGGGGAAAGATGGCTGAACTGATTGGGATGTATCGCGAAGCGTGGAAATCAGCAGGGCATCCAGGACAAGGGAAAGTCATGCTGGCGTTTCACATGTTTTCCTCTCTGACTAACGATGAGGCAGTTGCGATCGCACGTCAACCACTCAACAACTATCTGCAATCTCTTGTTGAGGCCGCCTCAGACTGGACTTCGGGATCGAGCTCCACTGATTACCCAGGTTACGACAAGATTATTGCAGGGCTGAAGCAAGAAACCTTTGAGTCTCAAATTGAAAAAGGTGCAGCCTGGATTGGTCCACCCAAACAAGTGCGTGAGGCAATTGCAGAATACAACCATCAAGTCGGCGGGTTTGAAATTGCCTCGCTCCAGGTGAACTTTAATACCCTACCCGTTGAAGCCGCCGAAGCCTCAATGCGCCTATTTTCCAAAGAGGTTATGCCTTACTTTGCCGAGCAGGTAAAAGCGGCATAA
- a CDS encoding acyl carrier protein — protein MMLSLEQIQQKSHDVVLEVLPNVTSEELEYDTDLFSIGLDSITAMSLVLTLQETFEVAFETSEISFDNFRTLGNIVELIEKKYTGLSQDAESLSAVN, from the coding sequence ATGATGCTAAGTCTTGAACAAATTCAGCAAAAAAGCCATGACGTTGTTCTAGAAGTTCTGCCAAATGTTACCAGTGAAGAATTAGAATACGACACCGATCTTTTCAGCATTGGTCTAGATTCAATCACTGCAATGTCACTCGTTTTGACATTACAAGAAACCTTTGAGGTGGCATTTGAAACGAGTGAAATTAGCTTTGACAATTTCCGAACCCTAGGAAACATTGTTGAACTAATCGAAAAAAAATATACGGGTCTGAGTCAGGATGCAGAGAGTCTCAGTGCGGTCAATTAA
- a CDS encoding alpha/beta fold hydrolase, whose protein sequence is MKQVEFDKPSALPEGLQEKGQTGHHSITSPPNQSKSETASAEFWQAIKTVIGLQNQAPPLKPVSRNTDLPLSFSQERLWFLNQLKPDSSAHNIPLGLHIRGSLNVPALEQSLKEILRRHETLRTTVATVDGQPVQVIHPIPDFRLAILDCTTIHHFLREQTQRPFDLNCGPLLRATLLYLGEQEHVLLVTIHQIVFDGWSEGVLLRELAALYEAFSTENPSSLPELPIQYADFALWQRQSLQGELKDALLSYWKQQLDGGLPAQQLPTDHLPPVVPTRRSDRQTLVLPQSLTEALKALTRQEGATLFATLLAAFKVLLYRYTAQENLFVCSPTANRNRSQTKGLIGYFVNLLVLRTDLSGNPSFRQLLGRVRTCASGAFAHQDLPVQQLVNSLNLVNTPLNQVMFVLQNVPKQPVKLPGLTVSALEIDNGTADFDLALSMVESAQEFIGVLKYNTDLFEDATITEMLGHYQTLLEEIVANPEQPISSLLPSLVQRPLLAASTQERRQQQQEFVAPRNLVELQLTEIWQEVLGIQPIGVKDNFFELGGHSLLAVTLFTQIEQKFGKNLPLATLFQAATVEQLASLLHQEDESESWRSLVAIKPTGSKPPLFCVHGILGNVLIFRNFAAHLDPEQPFYALQAQGLDGKQVPYTRIEEMAAHYIKEIREIQPEGPYYLGGYSFGGAIAFEMAQQLKAQGQKIAWLGFFDSVPLGYRQQGRVHEWVLQHVKKVFQHGPDYILDLVKWKIKQSLGIADWSSKHGIKETLLKIVQEKLFKVAHKSHPEMEQPLPPTAVPALEAIHLETIRHYLPQVYQGRVSYFQAMEVSETDKWYVDPSVGWKKLATEGLEIHGVPGDHTTMFSEPYVQDLVEQLSTCLETAQAKVRG, encoded by the coding sequence ATGAAGCAGGTAGAGTTCGATAAACCCAGTGCGTTACCAGAAGGACTCCAAGAGAAGGGTCAAACGGGTCATCATTCCATCACATCCCCACCCAACCAGAGCAAGTCAGAAACCGCCTCAGCCGAGTTCTGGCAAGCGATTAAAACAGTCATTGGTTTACAGAATCAGGCTCCGCCCTTAAAACCAGTATCGCGGAACACAGACCTACCCCTCTCTTTCTCCCAGGAACGACTGTGGTTTCTCAACCAGTTGAAGCCCGACAGTTCTGCTCACAACATCCCCTTGGGTTTGCACATCAGGGGGTCACTTAACGTACCTGCCTTGGAGCAAAGTCTCAAGGAAATCCTGCGTCGTCACGAAACGCTGCGAACCACCGTGGCAACTGTGGATGGTCAACCCGTTCAGGTCATTCATCCAATTCCAGATTTTAGATTGGCAATTTTAGATTGCACAACTATCCATCATTTCCTCCGTGAGCAAACGCAGCGCCCCTTTGACTTGAACTGTGGCCCACTCTTAAGAGCTACCTTACTCTATCTGGGTGAGCAGGAGCATGTGTTACTTGTGACCATCCACCAAATTGTGTTTGACGGATGGTCAGAAGGAGTATTGTTGCGGGAACTGGCAGCACTCTACGAAGCCTTCTCCACTGAAAATCCCTCCTCACTCCCGGAACTCCCCATCCAATATGCCGACTTCGCACTCTGGCAGAGACAGTCGCTGCAAGGTGAGTTGAAAGACGCCTTACTTTCTTACTGGAAGCAGCAATTGGATGGCGGTCTTCCCGCGCAACAATTACCCACTGACCATCTACCACCCGTCGTTCCCACCCGACGCAGCGATCGCCAAACGCTGGTCTTACCTCAATCTCTGACCGAAGCGCTTAAAGCACTCACTCGTCAGGAGGGGGCTACCCTATTTGCCACGCTACTGGCAGCCTTCAAGGTACTGCTGTACCGTTACACGGCTCAGGAAAACCTCTTTGTCTGCTCTCCCACCGCTAACCGCAACCGGAGCCAAACTAAAGGGTTAATTGGGTATTTTGTCAACCTGTTAGTTCTACGCACTGACCTCTCTGGCAACCCCAGTTTCCGCCAGTTGCTGGGGCGGGTACGCACCTGTGCATCAGGCGCTTTTGCCCACCAGGATTTGCCGGTTCAGCAGTTGGTCAATTCTCTCAATCTGGTCAACACGCCCCTTAATCAGGTGATGTTTGTCCTCCAGAATGTCCCCAAGCAACCCGTGAAGCTACCGGGCTTAACCGTGAGTGCCCTGGAGATCGATAACGGCACGGCAGATTTTGATTTAGCCCTATCGATGGTGGAGAGTGCACAAGAATTCATCGGTGTGCTGAAGTACAATACCGATCTGTTTGAGGATGCCACCATCACCGAGATGCTGGGACATTACCAAACCTTACTAGAAGAGATTGTTGCCAATCCAGAGCAGCCTATTTCATCGCTGCTACCAAGCTTAGTACAGCGCCCCCTGCTGGCTGCATCAACTCAGGAACGTCGCCAACAGCAACAGGAATTCGTAGCACCCCGTAATCTTGTGGAACTCCAGCTTACGGAGATTTGGCAAGAGGTTTTAGGCATTCAGCCGATCGGCGTGAAGGACAACTTCTTCGAGTTGGGGGGGCACTCGCTGCTAGCGGTGACCTTGTTTACTCAAATTGAGCAGAAATTTGGAAAAAACTTACCATTAGCTACCCTCTTTCAGGCTGCCACAGTGGAGCAATTGGCTAGCCTTCTGCATCAGGAAGACGAGTCAGAGTCTTGGCGATCGCTGGTAGCGATTAAACCGACTGGTTCCAAACCCCCTCTGTTCTGCGTTCATGGGATTCTGGGCAATGTTCTGATATTCCGCAATTTCGCGGCTCATCTCGATCCAGAGCAACCCTTCTATGCACTACAAGCTCAAGGGTTGGATGGAAAACAAGTTCCCTACACCCGGATTGAGGAAATGGCCGCTCACTATATCAAAGAGATACGTGAGATCCAGCCGGAGGGGCCTTATTATCTGGGAGGCTACTCGTTTGGAGGTGCGATCGCTTTCGAGATGGCTCAACAGTTAAAAGCACAAGGTCAGAAAATCGCTTGGCTGGGCTTTTTTGATAGCGTTCCTCTAGGTTATCGTCAACAAGGGCGAGTCCATGAATGGGTTTTGCAGCATGTGAAGAAAGTGTTCCAACACGGCCCTGACTACATTCTTGATTTGGTGAAGTGGAAGATTAAGCAGAGCCTCGGAATTGCCGATTGGAGTAGCAAGCATGGAATTAAGGAAACGCTCCTAAAGATTGTCCAAGAAAAGCTGTTCAAGGTTGCTCACAAATCTCATCCAGAGATGGAACAACCCTTGCCTCCCACTGCTGTCCCAGCGCTCGAAGCCATCCACTTGGAAACCATCAGGCACTATTTACCGCAAGTCTACCAGGGTCGAGTCTCCTACTTTCAGGCAATGGAGGTATCTGAAACGGATAAATGGTACGTCGATCCTTCTGTAGGCTGGAAAAAGTTGGCGACAGAAGGGTTAGAGATTCATGGCGTTCCTGGAGATCATACGACCATGTTCTCGGAACCCTATGTACAGGATCTGGTTGAGCAATTGAGTACTTGCTTAGAGACAGCACAAGCCAAGGTACGAGGATGA
- a CDS encoding 4'-phosphopantetheinyl transferase family protein: MIADEPLWHSPPINLVLSKDVVHIWRTDLNLPESKIQLLAKTLSPDEHNRANRFYFERDRKHFIAGRGILRAILGRYLSLEPAQLEFSYGSRGKPALANLNMGETLSFNLSHSHELAIYAIAHTPLVGIDLEHIRPMDKVEQLVKRFFSGREYAVICSLPDNQKQDAFFRAWTCKEAYLKAIGDGLPGLDGVEVSLTPGEPAALLSIQGDEEAASHWSVYQLTPSPGYMAALAIEGQGWNLEYLNFE, encoded by the coding sequence GTGATAGCAGATGAGCCTTTATGGCATTCCCCACCGATCAACTTGGTGTTATCAAAAGATGTTGTTCACATCTGGCGTACTGACCTGAACTTACCTGAATCAAAGATTCAGTTGTTAGCAAAAACCCTATCTCCAGACGAACATAATCGAGCCAATCGCTTTTACTTTGAGCGGGACAGGAAGCATTTTATTGCCGGTCGTGGCATTTTGCGAGCTATCCTAGGCCGTTACTTAAGCTTGGAGCCAGCTCAGCTTGAGTTTTCTTATGGTTCTCGTGGCAAACCCGCACTCGCCAACTTAAATATGGGAGAAACACTCTCGTTTAACTTGTCTCACTCCCATGAGTTAGCGATATATGCGATCGCTCACACTCCCTTGGTGGGCATTGATCTGGAACACATCCGCCCCATGGATAAAGTCGAGCAATTGGTTAAACGCTTCTTTTCTGGTCGTGAATATGCGGTCATTTGTTCCCTACCTGATAACCAGAAGCAAGATGCTTTTTTCCGGGCGTGGACTTGCAAAGAAGCTTATCTCAAAGCGATCGGTGATGGATTACCGGGACTGGATGGGGTTGAGGTTTCCTTAACTCCGGGAGAACCCGCCGCATTGCTGAGTATCCAAGGAGACGAAGAGGCCGCTTCTCATTGGTCTGTGTATCAATTGACACCATCACCCGGTTATATGGCTGCTCTGGCGATAGAAGGACAGGGTTGGAATTTAGAGTATCTGAACTTTGAGTAG
- a CDS encoding Uma2 family endonuclease: protein MVQSDPKLRLPTSDELPCSDDTPVDNENQNFIPNLLLFLLKFIWGNRSDWFFGVDMGIYHTTGVSPLVPVVPDGFLSLGVERHRRERLRKSYVVWEENEVVPIFALEIVSLTPGGEYDKKMEVYAKLGVLYYVVYNPEYWQRDRHQPFEVYRLVDGEYQLQIGEPYWMSEINLGIGRAPYWDGEVEIESLYWYDKQGNRYLTAEERAQQAQQQLERYRQLFGELPES, encoded by the coding sequence ATGGTACAATCTGACCCTAAGCTGCGCCTACCAACCAGCGATGAACTGCCTTGTTCAGACGACACGCCTGTGGATAACGAGAATCAAAATTTTATTCCTAATTTACTATTATTTTTGCTGAAATTTATCTGGGGAAATCGCTCTGATTGGTTTTTCGGTGTGGATATGGGAATTTATCACACTACAGGGGTGAGTCCGTTGGTGCCTGTTGTCCCAGATGGATTTTTGAGTTTAGGGGTTGAGCGTCATAGAAGGGAGAGATTGCGGAAAAGCTATGTGGTTTGGGAAGAAAATGAGGTTGTTCCTATTTTTGCTCTAGAGATTGTGTCGCTAACGCCAGGGGGAGAATATGACAAAAAAATGGAGGTTTATGCAAAGCTTGGAGTTTTATATTATGTAGTTTATAACCCGGAATATTGGCAGCGGGATAGACATCAGCCGTTTGAGGTTTATCGCTTAGTTGATGGGGAGTATCAATTGCAAATAGGCGAACCTTATTGGATGAGTGAAATTAATTTAGGAATTGGACGTGCGCCTTACTGGGATGGAGAGGTAGAGATTGAATCGTTGTATTGGTACGACAAACAAGGAAATCGATATCTGACGGCAGAGGAAAGAGCTCAACAAGCACAACAGCAACTTGAACGCTATCGTCAGTTGTTTGGTGAATTACCAGAAAGTTAA
- a CDS encoding Uma2 family endonuclease, with protein sequence MQTTPESPVRWTIADLELFAGDRNNRYEIVDGELFVTRAPHWQHQVICINIGTVLKMWSDESGLGEAAITPGIVFSDADNVIPDVVWASHDRLERLLDEAGHLTGAPELVVEVLSPGDKQEKRDREAKLKLYSVQGVQEYWIFDRIERKVEVYRREKAILKLAATLYSEDELTSPMLPGFNCLVGKLFGSS encoded by the coding sequence ATGCAAACAACTCCAGAGAGTCCAGTACGTTGGACGATTGCTGACCTAGAATTATTCGCAGGCGATCGCAACAATCGCTATGAAATCGTTGATGGAGAATTGTTTGTGACAAGAGCGCCTCACTGGCAGCATCAGGTGATATGCATCAACATTGGTACTGTTCTGAAAATGTGGTCAGATGAAAGTGGTCTAGGTGAAGCGGCTATTACGCCAGGAATTGTTTTCTCTGATGCCGATAATGTAATTCCTGATGTCGTGTGGGCAAGTCATGACCGTCTGGAGCGTTTGCTCGATGAAGCTGGACATCTGACTGGTGCACCAGAGTTGGTGGTAGAAGTTCTATCTCCCGGCGATAAGCAAGAGAAACGCGATCGAGAAGCGAAGCTAAAGCTTTACTCGGTGCAAGGCGTTCAGGAGTATTGGATTTTTGATCGCATAGAGCGGAAAGTTGAGGTGTATCGGCGAGAAAAGGCGATTTTAAAACTAGCCGCTACTTTATATAGCGAAGATGAGTTGACCAGTCCAATGCTTCCTGGTTTTAACTGTTTGGTTGGCAAACTTTTTGGTTCTTCATGA
- a CDS encoding ISL3 family transposase: MATKKRIKLLTELLNIKGIKVISHRQHEGIGIIVQVELIGKESNCPRCGAKSRRLHQNHRHIVKDLPWGEMPVFLEINRRQFKCEKCEKPFSEQLEFVSSRRTYTKRLANQIIQDVLENDIHSVAKKGVVTTAEIERMLKDASKDLLKIKPIDLKRLGIDEIALIKGKGNYCAVLVDLIKTAKCREEKAEHSPVLEGLKKSKYVLLKNESDLSEQQKVKLIQVKNVSLTLKRMHELKEQIRQIFTQTQHWLAGLFHLGGWLKQAKSYFPDSQKTIIRWLDEIIAYFDNRTTSGVVEGINNKLKLIKRSAYGFRNFDNYRIRCLLNWHFIC; this comes from the coding sequence ATGGCCACAAAAAAGAGAATAAAGCTGCTGACAGAACTCTTGAATATAAAAGGAATAAAAGTAATTTCACATCGTCAACATGAAGGGATTGGAATAATTGTACAGGTGGAATTAATTGGCAAAGAAAGTAATTGCCCTCGTTGTGGAGCAAAAAGTCGTAGATTACACCAAAATCATCGACACATAGTAAAAGATTTACCTTGGGGAGAAATGCCAGTGTTTTTAGAAATAAACAGACGACAATTTAAGTGTGAAAAGTGTGAGAAACCGTTTAGTGAACAGTTAGAATTTGTCAGTTCAAGAAGAACGTACACAAAACGGTTGGCTAATCAAATAATTCAAGACGTTTTAGAAAACGATATCCACAGCGTAGCGAAAAAAGGAGTGGTAACAACGGCGGAAATAGAAAGGATGTTAAAAGACGCATCAAAAGACCTGTTAAAAATCAAACCTATAGACTTAAAAAGATTAGGAATTGATGAAATAGCACTGATTAAAGGGAAGGGGAATTATTGTGCAGTATTAGTAGATTTAATAAAAACCGCAAAATGCCGGGAAGAAAAAGCAGAACATTCGCCAGTATTAGAGGGATTAAAGAAAAGTAAATATGTCTTGCTCAAGAACGAATCCGACCTAAGTGAACAGCAAAAAGTTAAACTGATTCAAGTCAAGAATGTATCTCTTACTCTCAAGAGAATGCATGAATTAAAAGAGCAAATTCGCCAAATTTTCACTCAGACCCAGCATTGGTTAGCCGGATTATTTCACTTGGGAGGATGGCTGAAGCAAGCGAAAAGCTATTTTCCTGATAGCCAGAAGACTATCATCCGTTGGTTGGATGAGATCATTGCTTACTTTGATAACAGAACGACTAGCGGTGTTGTGGAGGGGATTAACAACAAACTTAAGTTGATTAAGCGCTCGGCTTATGGGTTTCGGAACTTTGACAATTATCGAATTAGATGTTTGCTTAACTGGCATTTCATTTGTTAG
- a CDS encoding ricin-type beta-trefoil lectin domain protein, whose amino-acid sequence MHIWDCDVGPEENKSWEYDLNTGFIRNRYNPNKCIHKQDAWKNGTRIHLWDCNSGINDNKSWLQPMATSFIK is encoded by the coding sequence ATACATATTTGGGATTGTGATGTTGGTCCTGAGGAAAATAAATCTTGGGAATATGATTTAAATACTGGATTTATTAGAAACAGATATAATCCAAATAAATGTATTCATAAACAAGATGCATGGAAAAATGGTACTCGCATTCATCTTTGGGATTGTAATTCTGGTATCAATGACAATAAGTCTTGGTTACAGCCAATGGCTACCAGTTTTATAAAGTAA
- a CDS encoding NB-ARC domain-containing protein, protein MQSLKASTQGLARLKQARQRITQEKGWAVDHPQWLEQASSFLPLVKNGKGMVPGTVGISTWKRFLAGEPVKPTNFKAFCQVLGLNWEDVVDADTVIRPQGGTAQEEASITQHSPREEAGDNSIPNPKSQIPNRADWGEAMDVSVFYGRTEELATLKQWIVQDNCRLVGLLGMGGIGKTALSVKFAQHVQPEFNSVIWRSLQNAPPVNDILATLIQILSNHQETPANLPESTSLRITRLIEYLRSSRCLLILDNAESILQAGAVAGQYRPGYEGYGELIKRVGETSHRSCLILTSCEKPQELAALEGETLPVRSLELTGLYEEEARAIIQAKGTFTGTPEEWKALIQHYAGNPLALNMVASGIRDAFGSSISEFVKSLKADSWPFADISQLLERQFNRLASSELEVMYWLAINREPISFADLKQDIICPALKQQLADTLKSLRRKSLIEKRVADRLKPARPQTKSAAGALVRTDSIQPAEARSFSEDFVCIAPDFQSVGNFPNQAISLFTLQPVFMEWVTNRLITQVCEEVETGEIALFNSHLLVKSQAKVSLINTEIRFILKPIMDRLINRLRGKRNLEYQLNQLLSQWQTQYPHTPGYAASNVRNLLAQINAVEV, encoded by the coding sequence GTGCAAAGTCTCAAAGCATCTACGCAAGGATTGGCAAGGCTTAAGCAAGCCAGACAGCGAATCACCCAGGAAAAGGGATGGGCGGTAGATCACCCACAATGGCTAGAACAAGCCAGTTCCTTTCTCCCTCTGGTGAAAAACGGGAAAGGCATGGTGCCAGGAACCGTAGGAATTAGCACTTGGAAACGGTTTTTAGCGGGTGAACCCGTCAAACCGACCAATTTCAAAGCCTTCTGCCAGGTTTTGGGACTCAACTGGGAAGACGTTGTTGATGCTGACACAGTAATTCGCCCTCAAGGTGGAACTGCACAGGAGGAGGCAAGCATTACCCAGCATTCACCTAGAGAAGAAGCAGGAGACAATTCCATCCCAAATCCCAAATCCCAAATCCCAAATCGCGCCGACTGGGGAGAAGCAATGGATGTCTCCGTTTTCTACGGACGCACCGAGGAACTTGCTACCCTGAAGCAATGGATAGTGCAAGACAACTGCCGACTAGTAGGGCTGTTGGGTATGGGAGGGATAGGCAAAACCGCCCTATCTGTGAAATTCGCCCAACACGTTCAGCCTGAATTTAACTCTGTCATCTGGCGAAGTCTGCAAAATGCCCCACCCGTCAACGACATTCTCGCCACCCTCATCCAAATCCTATCCAACCACCAAGAGACACCAGCCAATCTACCTGAAAGCACAAGCCTTAGAATCACCCGACTCATTGAATACTTGCGTTCCTCACGCTGCCTGCTCATCCTCGATAACGCCGAATCCATTCTGCAAGCAGGCGCGGTTGCTGGACAGTATCGCCCTGGCTATGAAGGATATGGCGAATTAATCAAACGAGTGGGAGAAACATCCCATCGCAGTTGCTTGATACTCACCAGTTGCGAAAAACCTCAAGAATTAGCAGCCCTTGAAGGAGAAACCCTACCCGTTCGCTCATTAGAACTAACAGGTTTGTACGAAGAAGAAGCACGAGCAATTATTCAAGCCAAGGGTACCTTCACTGGTACACCAGAGGAATGGAAAGCATTAATTCAACACTATGCCGGTAATCCCCTAGCCTTAAATATGGTGGCTTCAGGCATTCGAGATGCCTTTGGCTCTAGTATTTCTGAATTCGTCAAATCTTTAAAAGCAGATTCATGGCCTTTTGCCGATATTAGTCAACTTTTAGAGCGACAATTTAACCGACTGGCTAGCTCAGAACTAGAAGTAATGTACTGGCTAGCCATCAACCGCGAACCCATTTCTTTCGCAGATTTAAAACAAGATATTATCTGCCCAGCTTTAAAACAACAGTTAGCAGACACGCTGAAGTCCCTGAGAAGAAAATCCCTGATTGAGAAAAGAGTTGCCGACAGGTTGAAACCTGCGCGTCCACAAACGAAGTCCGCCGCCGGAGCTTTAGTGAGGACGGACTCAATCCAGCCTGCGGAGGCCCGGAGCTTTAGTGAGGACTTTGTTTGTATAGCCCCAGACTTCCAGTCTGTGGGCAATTTCCCTAATCAAGCTATTTCCCTCTTTACGCTACAACCTGTATTCATGGAATGGGTGACTAACCGATTAATAACTCAGGTTTGTGAAGAGGTAGAAACAGGAGAAATTGCCTTATTCAATAGCCATCTTCTGGTCAAATCTCAGGCAAAAGTCTCACTGATAAACACAGAAATTCGTTTCATCCTTAAGCCGATTATGGATAGATTGATCAATCGTCTGAGAGGCAAAAGGAACCTAGAATACCAACTGAATCAACTCCTCTCCCAGTGGCAAACTCAATATCCGCACACTCCTGGTTATGCAGCTAGCAATGTGAGAAACTTGCTAGCTCAAATCAATGCGGTAGAGGTTTAA
- a CDS encoding HNH endonuclease, whose amino-acid sequence MKCELCEREVTRLTAHHLIPKQAVKRKQADSGPTVDICSACHRQIHRLFDNKHLAKELNSVEALKNEPQMAKFLAWVRKQKPDKRVQVH is encoded by the coding sequence ATGAAATGTGAATTGTGTGAACGAGAAGTCACTCGTTTAACGGCTCATCATCTAATTCCCAAGCAAGCTGTGAAGCGGAAACAAGCTGATTCGGGGCCAACTGTCGATATTTGTTCTGCCTGCCACCGACAGATTCATCGCTTATTTGACAACAAGCATTTAGCAAAAGAACTCAATTCTGTGGAAGCGCTCAAGAATGAACCGCAGATGGCAAAATTCTTGGCTTGGGTGAGGAAGCAAAAGCCGGATAAGCGTGTTCAAGTGCATTAA
- a CDS encoding HAD family hydrolase has translation MHYLALATDYDGTLASDGRVNKETLAALDRLRDSGRKLILVTGRHLDDLLNVFPEINLCEWVVVENGALLYQPATREEKPLGAPPPEEFVKALQQRGVDPLTVGRVIVATWHPHENTVLDVIRDLGLEYQVIFNKGAVMVLPSGVNKASGLSAVLKELGLPPHNTVAIGDAENDQAFLDFCGCGVAVANALPMLKEHADFVTKGDRGAGVVELIDKLIASDLAELAPH, from the coding sequence ATGCACTACCTAGCACTAGCTACTGATTACGATGGCACGCTTGCCTCAGATGGTCGAGTCAATAAGGAAACCTTAGCCGCACTCGATCGCCTGCGGGACTCTGGTCGAAAATTAATCTTAGTCACAGGGCGGCACTTAGACGACCTGCTCAATGTCTTCCCTGAGATTAACTTGTGTGAGTGGGTTGTTGTCGAGAATGGAGCCTTACTGTACCAACCCGCAACCCGCGAAGAAAAGCCGTTAGGTGCGCCTCCACCAGAAGAATTTGTCAAGGCACTGCAACAACGAGGGGTTGACCCCCTTACTGTGGGACGGGTGATTGTTGCGACCTGGCATCCTCACGAGAATACGGTATTAGACGTAATCCGTGACTTGGGACTGGAATACCAAGTGATTTTTAACAAAGGTGCTGTGATGGTGCTTCCTTCAGGTGTCAACAAAGCCTCTGGACTCAGTGCTGTCCTGAAAGAATTAGGCTTACCGCCACATAATACGGTGGCGATAGGAGATGCGGAAAATGACCAGGCTTTCCTGGATTTTTGTGGGTGCGGGGTTGCCGTTGCCAATGCTCTTCCCATGCTCAAAGAACATGCTGATTTTGTCACAAAAGGCGATCGCGGTGCTGGAGTTGTTGAACTCATTGACAAACTCATCGCCTCTGATTTGGCAGAACTTGCTCCTCACTGA